One Brevibacillus choshinensis genomic window carries:
- a CDS encoding MarR family transcriptional regulator encodes MSSDNRQHLDGDLTPLQQELLLELRKNSARAVMLHQTISEKLALNATDHKCLDFLMNSGPVTAGRLAELTGLTTGAVTNVIDRLENAGYIVREKDPSDRRKVVVKPVVSQVNSMNPLFDSLMRRTLQIMSQYDERETGVILNFLRECNDMTLEEMNKLKEDRE; translated from the coding sequence ATGTCAAGCGATAATCGCCAGCATCTTGATGGTGATTTGACGCCGCTGCAGCAAGAGCTATTGCTGGAGCTGCGCAAAAACAGTGCTCGAGCCGTGATGCTGCACCAAACCATATCTGAAAAGCTGGCTCTGAATGCGACGGATCATAAGTGCCTCGACTTCCTTATGAACAGCGGGCCGGTAACAGCAGGGCGATTGGCGGAATTGACTGGACTGACTACAGGAGCGGTCACAAATGTGATTGATCGGCTGGAGAATGCGGGTTACATCGTGCGTGAGAAGGATCCGAGCGATCGCAGGAAGGTCGTCGTCAAGCCGGTCGTCTCCCAAGTCAACTCGATGAATCCGCTGTTTGATTCGCTGATGCGAAGAACGCTGCAGATCATGTCCCAATACGATGAGCGGGAGACAGGCGTCATCCTGAATTTCCTCAGAGAGTGCAATGACATGACGCTCGAAGAAATGAACAAGCTGAAGGAAGATCGGGAGTAA
- a CDS encoding DMT family transporter — translation MGKERKTILAIISLVLIWGVSWSIYKVALHYTPPLLFAGMRSLFGGLLLAAFLLPAWKKVNWRQNWPRYCVSALLNAALFYGLQTVGLMYLPGGLFSVLVYFQPVLVGLFAWLWLGENMSLQKIVGLLIGFCGILAVSADGFTGQVSIVGVVLAICTAISWALGVIFVKRESGKVDSLWMVALQFIIGGALLTGAGTVFESWSDIVWNGGYMFGLGFGATFGVPIAFVIYFHLMNGGDASKIASFTFLVPLIAVATGTLFLHEPFTYTLVAGLGLIVLSICLVNYRGKKRTVPATYDA, via the coding sequence ATGGGAAAAGAGAGAAAAACCATACTCGCCATCATTAGCTTGGTTCTGATCTGGGGTGTCTCATGGTCCATTTACAAGGTCGCACTGCATTACACCCCGCCTCTGTTGTTCGCAGGGATGCGCTCGCTGTTTGGCGGATTGCTTTTGGCAGCCTTTTTGCTGCCTGCTTGGAAAAAAGTGAATTGGCGCCAAAATTGGCCGCGTTACTGTGTGTCGGCTCTGCTCAATGCCGCCCTTTTTTATGGCTTGCAGACCGTGGGACTGATGTATTTGCCGGGAGGGCTGTTCTCTGTCCTGGTGTATTTCCAGCCCGTTCTGGTCGGCCTGTTCGCATGGCTGTGGCTCGGTGAGAATATGTCGCTGCAAAAAATCGTCGGCTTGCTGATCGGCTTTTGCGGCATCCTGGCCGTCAGTGCAGACGGTTTCACGGGACAGGTCTCCATCGTGGGCGTCGTGCTCGCGATTTGCACGGCAATCAGCTGGGCGCTGGGCGTCATTTTCGTCAAAAGAGAGAGCGGCAAGGTCGATTCCTTGTGGATGGTGGCTCTCCAGTTCATCATTGGGGGGGCGCTGCTGACAGGAGCGGGTACGGTGTTTGAGAGCTGGTCAGACATCGTCTGGAATGGCGGCTATATGTTTGGCTTGGGATTTGGAGCGACCTTCGGGGTTCCGATTGCCTTTGTCATCTACTTCCACCTGATGAATGGCGGAGATGCCAGCAAGATTGCTTCCTTTACTTTCCTGGTTCCCCTGATCGCCGTGGCGACAGGTACGCTGTTCTTGCATGAGCCGTTTACGTACACGCTGGTGGCAGGCTTGGGGTTAATTGTCCTCAGTATTTGTCTCGTAAACTACCGCGGCAAGAAGCGGACCGTTCCAGCGACCTATGATGCTTGA
- a CDS encoding BlaI/MecI/CopY family transcriptional regulator — MKLQHFKMKESGLNRFFGPLEAKIMDILWDGKEHEAELSIKDVQQKLEADKQVNFNTVMTVMNRLVEKGFLEKRAAGRTSLFQPVQSKHDFLNNQSKELTHELMEEFGPLAVSHMLDELEDVDSALLEKLEEKINLLKKGK, encoded by the coding sequence ATGAAACTGCAACACTTTAAGATGAAGGAGAGTGGCTTGAACCGTTTCTTCGGCCCTCTTGAAGCGAAGATCATGGACATTTTGTGGGATGGAAAAGAACACGAGGCTGAGCTCAGCATCAAAGATGTGCAGCAGAAGCTCGAAGCGGACAAGCAGGTCAATTTCAACACGGTGATGACTGTCATGAACCGGCTTGTGGAAAAAGGCTTCCTGGAAAAAAGAGCGGCAGGACGGACATCCTTGTTTCAGCCTGTGCAGTCCAAGCACGATTTTCTAAACAATCAATCCAAAGAATTGACCCACGAGCTCATGGAGGAGTTTGGACCGCTCGCTGTCAGCCATATGCTCGATGAGTTGGAAGATGTGGATTCGGCTCTTTTGGAAAAGCTGGAAGAGAAAATCAATCTGTTGAAAAAAGGAAAATGA
- a CDS encoding M56 family metallopeptidase, with protein MWENRSRILFLSGLTLAALVYIQMGMYLFYTMMGWDLQFNFLQLCKTTIHSLGFSSAGYLLDALVLYTFTWAVWMTIRQIRLCRRFETTLMQCLDERETARVNQRYRIGKDDVIVVSSREPLAFTVGLLRRRIVLSTGLLSLLDEKELAAVIHHEAYHEEHADPLKVFLLSLLSTVFWYLPVLKHIHTNYKVVREVLADRHAMEQTGGMADLGRALLKLVKQRQTMPVMQAAHVSFADTAINYRIQRLLDPKKEVPFQLPTISVFISVSVIILLSQLFWVSMA; from the coding sequence ATGTGGGAAAATCGATCGCGAATCCTCTTTTTGTCGGGGCTTACGTTGGCCGCACTCGTCTATATTCAAATGGGCATGTACCTGTTTTACACCATGATGGGGTGGGATCTGCAATTTAACTTCCTGCAGCTGTGCAAAACGACGATCCACTCGCTTGGCTTTTCCTCTGCTGGTTATTTGCTTGACGCACTGGTCCTGTACACGTTTACCTGGGCCGTATGGATGACGATCAGACAAATTCGGCTCTGCCGTCGTTTTGAGACAACCCTCATGCAGTGTCTGGATGAACGTGAGACTGCACGTGTAAACCAAAGGTATCGAATCGGCAAGGACGATGTGATTGTGGTCAGCAGCCGCGAGCCGCTTGCCTTTACTGTCGGCCTGCTGCGCCGCCGAATCGTGTTGTCTACGGGGCTGCTCTCTTTGCTGGATGAAAAAGAGCTGGCTGCAGTGATTCATCATGAGGCCTACCATGAGGAGCATGCGGATCCGCTGAAGGTGTTCCTGCTTTCCTTGCTGTCGACCGTTTTTTGGTATCTCCCCGTATTGAAGCATATACACACGAATTATAAAGTGGTCAGAGAGGTTTTGGCTGACCGTCACGCGATGGAACAAACGGGAGGGATGGCAGATCTGGGACGTGCCTTGCTGAAGCTGGTCAAGCAAAGACAAACGATGCCTGTCATGCAAGCTGCTCATGTTTCCTTTGCCGATACTGCGATCAATTACCGAATCCAGCGGCTGCTTGACCCGAAGAAAGAGGTACCTTTTCAGCTGCCGACAATCTCAGTTTTTATTTCCGTTAGTGTCATCATCTTGTTAAGTCAGCTATTCTGGGTCTCTATGGCCTGA
- a CDS encoding DoxX family protein → MNTKTMQEVGALLVRVILGIVFINHGLDKFQALEGTAGFFSSLGIPGWMANVVASIELFGGILVLIGLGTRIVPLLFAWIMIVVMFVMPSERGFFTGNELHLSLLAMSVYLVLAGSPLLSVDKLLPIGQKKAEKAY, encoded by the coding sequence ATGAATACGAAAACGATGCAGGAAGTAGGAGCTTTGCTGGTTCGGGTCATCCTGGGAATTGTCTTTATCAATCACGGTTTGGACAAGTTTCAGGCGCTCGAAGGCACGGCTGGGTTTTTCTCGTCACTCGGCATTCCAGGCTGGATGGCCAATGTCGTGGCTTCCATTGAGCTGTTCGGAGGCATTCTCGTCCTCATCGGCCTCGGAACACGAATCGTTCCTCTGCTGTTCGCATGGATCATGATCGTCGTCATGTTCGTCATGCCGTCGGAAAGAGGCTTCTTCACAGGCAACGAATTGCACCTCTCTCTGCTCGCGATGTCCGTTTATCTGGTTCTGGCAGGCAGTCCGCTTCTGTCAGTCGATAAACTGCTGCCCATCGGACAGAAAAAGGCGGAGAAAGCGTATTAA
- a CDS encoding ABC transporter permease: MFHYAVKRGFLMLVTLWIIVTVTFAIMHLIPGDPFASDAKMLPEEVVKNMRAEYNLDQPITVQYLLYLKGLLQFDLGPSIQSKTRDVNTLIAEGFPASAVLGIQSFVVALAGGITLGIIAALYHNRSLDFLSMFAAIIGISVPSFILAPLLIKYMAVKWELLPVAAWGSWEHSILPTLALAIGPLAIIARFVRASMLEVWQQDYISTAEAKGLGTFSIVVRHGMRNAMLPVLTFIGPLFANLLTGTFVVEKIFAIPGLGKYFVESIFNRDYPVILGMTVFYSFVLIFTLYIIDLLYRVIDPRIRLTSGGK, translated from the coding sequence GTGTTTCATTATGCGGTCAAGCGTGGCTTTCTCATGCTGGTTACGCTGTGGATCATTGTCACGGTGACGTTTGCGATCATGCACCTGATTCCGGGAGACCCGTTCGCGTCTGACGCCAAAATGCTTCCGGAAGAAGTGGTGAAAAACATGCGGGCGGAGTACAACCTGGATCAGCCGATCACGGTACAGTACCTGCTTTATCTGAAAGGATTGCTGCAATTTGACCTGGGACCATCCATCCAGTCCAAGACGAGGGACGTGAACACGCTGATTGCAGAGGGCTTTCCCGCTTCGGCTGTTCTGGGAATCCAGTCGTTTGTTGTCGCGCTGGCTGGTGGAATCACACTCGGAATCATCGCGGCACTCTATCACAATCGGAGCTTGGATTTCCTGTCCATGTTCGCAGCGATCATCGGGATCTCCGTCCCAAGTTTTATTTTGGCGCCGCTATTGATCAAGTACATGGCGGTCAAATGGGAGCTTTTGCCCGTCGCCGCATGGGGGAGCTGGGAGCACTCGATCCTTCCCACGCTTGCGCTCGCCATCGGACCACTTGCCATTATCGCCCGCTTCGTACGAGCCAGCATGCTTGAGGTTTGGCAGCAGGATTACATAAGCACCGCAGAGGCGAAAGGGCTCGGCACCTTTTCCATCGTCGTCAGACACGGGATGCGCAACGCCATGCTGCCTGTGCTTACCTTTATCGGTCCGCTTTTTGCCAATCTGCTGACCGGTACCTTCGTGGTGGAAAAGATTTTCGCCATTCCCGGGCTCGGCAAATACTTCGTGGAAAGCATTTTTAACCGCGATTATCCTGTGATTTTGGGAATGACGGTGTTTTACAGCTTTGTGCTCATTTTTACCTTGTACATCATCGACCTGCTGTATCGGGTGATTGACCCGCGCATCAGATTGACGAGCGGAGGGAAGTAG
- a CDS encoding ABC transporter permease: MANQATQLDSLFRPLDRSRITEEHSERPSLGYWQEVLQRVCRNKLAMLGFILLAAVVALSIIGPMLVPYSPHDQSLTQGNLQVSGEHWFGTDDLGRDMWARTWMGGRISLFIGVAAAAIDLVIGVCIGGISGYMAGRSKLGDRVDNILMRMAEVLYSIPYLLVVILLMVILEPGLATIIIALSLTGWVGMARLVRGQIMQIKRQEFVLASEKLGTSHAKIILQHLLPNTIGVIIVNLTFTIPHAIFAESFLSFLGLGVQAPTASWGTMANDALAVVLSGQWWRLFFPGFMISLTMFACNALGDGLQDALDPRIRK; encoded by the coding sequence ATGGCCAATCAGGCAACACAACTGGATTCCCTGTTTCGACCACTCGACCGGAGCCGGATAACCGAAGAACATTCGGAACGTCCCAGTCTTGGGTATTGGCAGGAGGTTTTGCAGCGGGTATGCCGCAACAAGCTGGCGATGCTCGGGTTTATCCTGCTCGCGGCAGTGGTGGCCCTCTCGATCATCGGACCGATGCTCGTTCCCTACAGCCCGCATGACCAGTCGTTGACGCAGGGGAATCTGCAGGTGTCGGGCGAGCACTGGTTTGGAACGGATGACCTGGGCCGTGACATGTGGGCGCGTACCTGGATGGGCGGTCGGATCTCTTTGTTTATCGGTGTGGCTGCTGCTGCCATCGACCTGGTGATCGGAGTATGCATCGGCGGCATTTCCGGATACATGGCAGGAAGGAGCAAGCTGGGCGACCGTGTGGACAATATCCTGATGCGGATGGCTGAAGTTCTCTACAGCATCCCGTATCTGCTGGTGGTGATCCTGCTGATGGTGATTCTGGAGCCCGGACTCGCAACGATCATTATTGCCCTTTCGCTGACCGGCTGGGTGGGCATGGCCCGCTTGGTCAGAGGGCAAATCATGCAGATCAAACGGCAGGAGTTTGTGCTGGCCTCTGAAAAGCTGGGAACCTCGCATGCCAAGATCATCCTCCAGCATCTGCTGCCCAATACAATCGGCGTCATCATCGTCAACCTGACCTTTACGATTCCGCATGCGATCTTCGCCGAGTCGTTTCTCAGCTTCCTCGGGCTGGGCGTGCAAGCGCCGACGGCCAGTTGGGGAACGATGGCCAACGACGCGCTGGCGGTTGTGCTGAGCGGGCAGTGGTGGCGGCTGTTTTTTCCGGGATTCATGATCTCGCTTACCATGTTCGCGTGCAACGCACTCGGGGACGGTCTGCAGGATGCACTGGACCCGCGGATCAGGAAATGA
- a CDS encoding ABC transporter ATP-binding protein → MKPLLEVDQLRVSFRTYGGEVQAVRGVSFSVREGETLAIVGESGCGKSVTARALMGMIPRSGQVKSGSIRYRGNELTRLTKQEWRQVRGSQIGMIFQDPMTSLNPTMKIGQQIAEGLIKHRKQAKAQAREEAQKLLEKVGISEAARRYEQYPHELSGGMRQRVGIAMALACHPQLIIADEPTTALDVTIQAQILRLMKELQEQLNTSIILITHDLGVVAELADHVAVMYAGVVVESGRVEEIFDNPRHPYTQGLLQSVPRLLAGKQERLIPIEGTPPDLFRPPAGCPFAARCQFAMEICLEHMPLAESFSERHEASCWLNDPRAQRAGAWIAAGRETHV, encoded by the coding sequence GTGAAGCCATTGTTGGAGGTAGACCAGCTGCGCGTCTCCTTTCGCACTTACGGCGGAGAGGTGCAGGCAGTAAGAGGGGTTTCCTTTTCCGTCAGGGAGGGAGAGACGCTGGCAATAGTAGGGGAAAGCGGCTGTGGAAAAAGTGTGACCGCCCGGGCTTTGATGGGGATGATACCCCGATCCGGTCAGGTGAAAAGCGGCAGCATCCGGTATCGCGGGAATGAGCTGACCAGACTGACGAAACAGGAATGGCGGCAGGTTCGCGGCTCGCAGATCGGCATGATCTTTCAGGACCCGATGACCTCGCTGAACCCGACGATGAAAATCGGTCAGCAGATTGCCGAAGGTCTGATCAAGCATCGAAAGCAGGCGAAGGCGCAAGCAAGGGAAGAAGCGCAAAAGCTGCTGGAGAAGGTGGGAATTTCAGAGGCGGCGAGACGGTATGAACAGTATCCGCACGAGCTGAGCGGAGGCATGAGGCAGCGTGTCGGAATCGCGATGGCACTTGCCTGCCATCCGCAGCTGATTATTGCTGACGAACCGACGACGGCGCTCGACGTGACCATTCAGGCGCAGATTCTTCGGCTGATGAAGGAGTTGCAGGAGCAGTTGAACACCTCGATCATACTCATCACCCACGATCTGGGCGTGGTCGCAGAGTTGGCCGACCATGTGGCGGTGATGTACGCAGGCGTAGTGGTGGAGAGCGGCCGTGTGGAAGAGATCTTTGACAACCCGCGACATCCATACACACAAGGGCTGCTGCAGTCTGTGCCGCGACTTCTTGCAGGCAAACAAGAGCGGTTGATCCCCATCGAAGGGACTCCGCCGGATCTGTTTCGTCCGCCTGCCGGTTGCCCGTTCGCTGCTCGCTGCCAGTTTGCCATGGAAATTTGCCTGGAGCATATGCCCCTAGCCGAATCGTTTTCCGAGCGGCATGAGGCGAGCTGCTGGCTGAACGATCCGCGTGCCCAGAGGGCGGGAGCGTGGATTGCAGCAGGGAGGGAGACACATGTTTGA
- a CDS encoding ABC transporter ATP-binding protein: MFDNIVEVEKLAKSFEIGGGQRVRAVERVSFEIRRGETLGIVGESGCGKSTLGRTIVGLYPATEGRIRFQGKDIARMDRRERREANRHMQLIFQDPQASLNPRLRVGDIIAEGIDAYGLAKGKEREERIYRLLELVGLHPSHAKRFPHEFSGGQRQRIGIARALAVEPSFIVADESISALDVSIQAQIVNLLADLQAERHITFLFIAHDLAMVKHISDRIGVMYLGQMMELAPSEELFARPLHPYTQAWISAIPVSHPAKRSEREQIVLTGEPPSPIHPPSGCPFHTRCPVAQGVCAKTAPDWKEVRHGHWIACHLAQ, translated from the coding sequence ATGTTTGACAATATCGTGGAGGTGGAGAAGCTCGCCAAATCGTTTGAGATTGGCGGCGGCCAACGGGTCAGGGCTGTTGAACGCGTTTCTTTTGAAATCAGGCGAGGGGAGACGCTCGGAATCGTAGGAGAAAGCGGCTGCGGCAAATCGACGCTGGGCAGGACGATCGTGGGCCTGTACCCGGCGACTGAGGGGCGCATCCGGTTTCAAGGCAAAGACATCGCCAGGATGGATAGACGCGAGCGGCGGGAAGCAAACCGCCACATGCAGCTGATCTTCCAGGATCCGCAAGCCTCGCTCAATCCGCGGCTCCGAGTGGGCGACATCATCGCCGAAGGAATCGACGCCTATGGATTGGCAAAAGGAAAAGAGCGGGAAGAACGCATCTATCGGCTGCTGGAGCTGGTGGGACTGCACCCAAGCCACGCAAAGCGCTTTCCGCATGAGTTCAGCGGCGGACAGCGGCAGCGCATCGGGATCGCCCGCGCGCTTGCGGTGGAGCCCAGCTTTATCGTGGCTGACGAGTCTATCTCCGCACTGGATGTATCCATCCAGGCGCAAATCGTCAATCTGCTGGCCGATCTGCAGGCCGAGCGGCACATCACCTTTCTGTTTATCGCCCATGATCTGGCGATGGTGAAGCACATCAGCGATAGGATCGGCGTGATGTACCTGGGGCAGATGATGGAGTTGGCACCGAGCGAGGAGTTGTTTGCGAGGCCGCTGCATCCTTACACGCAGGCCTGGATTTCCGCCATTCCGGTTTCCCATCCTGCAAAGCGGAGCGAGCGTGAGCAGATTGTACTGACCGGAGAACCGCCCAGCCCGATTCATCCGCCAAGCGGGTGCCCGTTTCACACCAGATGTCCGGTGGCCCAAGGCGTCTGCGCCAAAACTGCGCCGGACTGGAAGGAGGTGAGGCACGGACACTGGATCGCTTGCCATCTTGCACAGTAG
- a CDS encoding peptide ABC transporter substrate-binding protein: protein MKKGLLAFAALLALAVPALSACGSDKPAASSDQQAGTAVKQVITANLRGEPYTLDPAFASDTTSYWVIDHLYEGLYRYGQNGDISEGSAEKVEVSTDGKTYTFTLRPEMKWSNGDPVTAHDYEYSWKRVLNPKTAAYEPSALYYIQGAEAYNTGKGSLDDVQIKAKDDRTLVVGLKDPITYFPKIMMSRAYLPVNKKVVEADKNWAAEAKGIVTNGPYTVESWEHNSQLTIAKSQSYWEKDKVTMDTVHFKMVNEATTYYQMFKTGELDLIDSLPIDVIEQERGKEEYKSFPDYSIYTYTFNVEQKPFTNAKIRQAFSYAIDRDILTKNVTKGGQLPAYGYTPFGVKTPAGKDFREEVAPYYQFDPAKAKQLLAEGLKEEGWTELPPITLKYSTAENHKKIAEALQEMFKQNLGVQVKLENQEWKTYIDTFKQKNFQIARMGWGGDYLDPLAMLELYTGKSSRNFTNWANPKFDELIEKAKVEQNEEARMKLLHDAETVLMKDMPVIPVYFNNENYLNSKKIEGIRFSVTGTPDLRWAKRVAE, encoded by the coding sequence ATGAAAAAAGGATTGCTCGCTTTTGCCGCACTGCTGGCGCTCGCCGTGCCCGCACTTTCCGCGTGCGGCAGCGATAAACCGGCTGCGTCTTCCGATCAACAAGCGGGAACAGCCGTCAAACAAGTCATTACCGCCAATCTGCGGGGCGAACCATACACATTGGACCCGGCTTTCGCTTCTGACACCACCTCGTACTGGGTGATCGACCATCTGTACGAAGGATTGTACCGATACGGCCAAAACGGGGACATCAGCGAAGGCTCAGCCGAAAAGGTGGAAGTCTCTACGGACGGCAAAACCTACACGTTTACCCTGCGCCCTGAGATGAAATGGTCGAACGGCGATCCGGTGACGGCGCATGACTACGAATACTCCTGGAAGCGCGTGCTGAATCCGAAGACTGCCGCCTATGAACCATCCGCTCTCTATTACATACAAGGCGCGGAGGCGTACAACACGGGCAAAGGCAGCCTGGATGACGTTCAGATCAAGGCAAAGGATGACCGCACGCTCGTCGTCGGACTGAAAGACCCCATCACCTATTTCCCGAAAATCATGATGAGTAGGGCTTATCTGCCGGTGAACAAGAAAGTCGTGGAAGCCGACAAAAACTGGGCGGCGGAAGCGAAAGGCATCGTGACGAACGGACCGTATACGGTGGAGAGCTGGGAGCACAACAGTCAGCTGACAATCGCCAAAAGCCAGAGCTACTGGGAAAAAGACAAAGTGACGATGGACACGGTCCACTTCAAGATGGTGAACGAAGCGACCACCTACTACCAGATGTTCAAAACGGGGGAGCTTGACCTGATTGACTCCCTGCCGATCGACGTGATTGAGCAGGAAAGAGGAAAAGAAGAGTACAAATCGTTCCCGGACTACAGCATATATACGTACACGTTCAACGTAGAGCAAAAACCATTCACCAACGCGAAAATCCGTCAGGCGTTCTCCTATGCGATCGACCGGGACATCCTGACGAAAAACGTGACCAAGGGAGGCCAGCTCCCGGCGTACGGCTATACGCCATTCGGGGTGAAAACTCCTGCGGGCAAGGACTTCCGGGAAGAAGTGGCGCCGTACTATCAGTTTGATCCAGCCAAGGCGAAGCAGCTCCTGGCGGAAGGCTTGAAAGAAGAAGGCTGGACAGAGCTTCCACCGATCACGCTGAAATACAGCACGGCGGAAAACCACAAAAAGATCGCCGAAGCGCTGCAGGAAATGTTCAAGCAAAACCTGGGCGTGCAGGTGAAGCTGGAAAATCAGGAGTGGAAAACCTACATCGATACGTTCAAGCAGAAAAACTTCCAGATCGCCCGCATGGGTTGGGGAGGCGATTACCTGGATCCTCTCGCGATGCTGGAGCTGTACACGGGGAAAAGCTCCCGCAACTTCACCAACTGGGCCAATCCGAAGTTTGACGAGCTGATTGAAAAAGCGAAGGTCGAACAAAATGAGGAAGCGCGAATGAAGCTTCTGCACGACGCCGAAACCGTTTTGATGAAGGACATGCCGGTCATCCCGGTCTATTTCAACAACGAAAACTACCTCAACAGCAAAAAAATTGAAGGCATCCGCTTCAGTGTAACCGGGACACCGGACCTGCGCTGGGCGAAAAGAGTGGCAGAGTAA
- the nadD gene encoding nicotinate-nucleotide adenylyltransferase, with product MRIGIYGSSFDPITYSHLFTAATVARRKRLDKVIFVPCSSLRHDKKMQTDDKHRLRMLQMALETSKHKKNQFGEPLFEISTVEMDALPGETYTYDTMTHLRKKYPSDELFFIMGSDLLMGMSNWGNAEKLVTEFQFIVMSREGYPSADLIAEDPLLRNNDENFLIMSKGINMGISSTYIRDEIRKGGDPSFLLPDACLQYIYEHGIYVDAVV from the coding sequence ATGCGCATCGGAATTTACGGCAGCAGCTTTGACCCCATCACATACAGCCACCTGTTTACTGCCGCGACAGTCGCACGCCGCAAACGGCTGGACAAGGTCATTTTTGTCCCCTGTTCTTCCCTGCGGCACGACAAAAAGATGCAGACAGATGACAAGCACCGCTTGCGAATGCTGCAGATGGCACTCGAGACGAGCAAGCACAAAAAAAATCAATTCGGCGAGCCGCTGTTTGAAATCTCTACGGTCGAAATGGACGCCTTGCCAGGAGAGACCTATACGTACGACACCATGACTCATTTACGAAAAAAGTATCCAAGCGATGAGCTGTTTTTTATTATGGGCTCGGATCTCCTGATGGGCATGTCCAACTGGGGCAATGCAGAAAAGCTCGTGACGGAGTTTCAGTTCATCGTCATGTCCAGGGAAGGGTACCCATCCGCTGACTTGATCGCGGAGGACCCCTTGCTGCGCAACAACGACGAGAACTTTTTGATCATGAGCAAAGGTATCAACATGGGCATCAGCTCGACGTATATTCGGGATGAAATTCGCAAAGGGGGCGATCCCAGCTTTCTGTTGCCGGATGCCTGCTTGCAATACATCTATGAGCATGGGATCTATGTGGACGCGGTCGTGTAG